One genomic region from Pseudoduganella lutea encodes:
- a CDS encoding RnfH family protein — MGETMAERIKVSLSYAPVPRFDANAPSDAIAQPILRALDVEAGTTIGQAIEQSGILQEAPEINLVTMPVGIYGKKKTLDTVLQPRDRIEIYRPLIADPKDARRRRAKKAS; from the coding sequence ATGGGTGAAACGATGGCCGAGCGCATCAAGGTGTCGCTGAGTTATGCGCCGGTGCCGCGGTTCGATGCGAATGCCCCGTCGGACGCGATCGCGCAGCCGATCCTGCGCGCACTCGATGTCGAGGCCGGCACGACGATCGGCCAGGCCATCGAACAATCCGGCATCCTGCAGGAGGCGCCGGAAATCAATCTCGTTACGATGCCAGTGGGAATCTACGGCAAGAAGAAAACGCTCGATACCGTGCTGCAGCCGCGCGATCGCATCGAGATCTACCGGCCGCTGATCGCCGATCCAAAGGATGCACGGCGGCGCCGCGCGAAAAAAGCGTCATAG
- a CDS encoding helix-turn-helix domain-containing protein, translating into MNAFSNVQIINGPNGEPVYVVIPYATYMQTQSRHKDTDVPHQVVGMIAENAWTAARAWREYLGLTQLEVATRIGISQPAYAQQEAGLRPRRTTRERIAGALGIAPHMLDL; encoded by the coding sequence ATGAATGCTTTCTCGAATGTGCAGATCATCAACGGGCCCAATGGGGAGCCCGTGTATGTCGTCATCCCCTACGCTACCTACATGCAAACGCAGTCGCGCCATAAGGACACCGACGTGCCGCACCAGGTGGTGGGCATGATCGCTGAAAACGCCTGGACGGCGGCGCGCGCGTGGCGCGAATACCTGGGCCTGACGCAGCTGGAAGTGGCCACGCGTATCGGCATCAGCCAGCCGGCCTACGCGCAGCAGGAAGCGGGTTTGCGGCCACGCCGCACCACCCGCGAACGCATCGCCGGGGCGCTGGGCATCGCGCCGCACATGCTGGACCTATGA
- a CDS encoding DUF4124 domain-containing protein, translating to MKQCHRISAALLLTCCAAAHAQWEWKDAKGGRHFSDQPPPASVPPSRILKAPRGQLPDLRRELAEPAPAAPAPPAKAVPSTAERNARFEERRAEAARQAQEAGVKTQAKAAAAVTCDNARTNLRVLESGIRIATTGKDGEPAFLDDAQKAEQIQRNRDTLAAQCK from the coding sequence ATGAAACAATGCCATAGGATTTCTGCTGCACTGCTGCTCACCTGCTGCGCGGCGGCCCATGCGCAGTGGGAATGGAAGGATGCCAAAGGCGGGCGGCATTTCTCGGACCAGCCGCCGCCGGCATCGGTGCCGCCCTCGCGCATCCTGAAGGCGCCGCGCGGCCAACTGCCCGACTTGCGCCGGGAACTGGCTGAGCCGGCACCCGCCGCGCCTGCGCCGCCGGCGAAAGCCGTGCCCTCCACGGCGGAACGCAATGCCCGGTTCGAGGAACGGCGTGCCGAGGCGGCCCGGCAGGCGCAGGAAGCCGGCGTGAAAACGCAGGCCAAGGCTGCTGCGGCGGTCACGTGCGACAACGCGCGAACGAACCTGCGCGTGCTGGAATCGGGCATCCGCATCGCCACCACCGGCAAGGATGGCGAACCGGCATTCCTGGACGATGCGCAAAAAGCCGAACAGATACAGCGCAACCGTGACACGCTTGCCGCGCAGTGCAAGTAG
- the guaB gene encoding IMP dehydrogenase, which produces MRLLQKALTFDDVLLVPAYSNVLPANTSLRTKLTRNISLNIPLLSAAMDTVTEGRLAIAMAQEGGIGIIHKNLRPADQAREVSKVKRFEAGVLRDPITIPPDMKIRDVIKLTEQHGISGFPVVEGAQVVGIITNRDLRFEEELDAEVRAKMTPREKLVTVSETADTAEAKRLMNKHRLERVIVVNEAFELRGLITVKDIQKSTEHPNASKDQHGKLLVGAAVGVGAKDEERIDLLVAAGVDVLVVDTAHGHSQGILDRVKYIKTKYPHVDVIGGNIATAAAAKALVEYGADAVKVGIGPGSICTTRIVAGVGVPQITAISNVAQALEGTGVPCIADGGIRFSGDISKALAAGASTVMMGSMFAGTEEAPGEVILFQGRSYKSYRGMGSLGAMAEGSADRYFQEASAKADKFVPEGIEGRVAYKGSVLAIIFQLVGGVRQSMGYCGCATIDELREKAEFVEITSAGMRESHVHDVQITKEAPNYRSE; this is translated from the coding sequence ATGCGTCTTCTTCAAAAAGCACTCACGTTCGATGACGTGCTCCTCGTTCCCGCGTACTCGAACGTTCTGCCTGCCAACACGTCGCTTCGCACTAAGCTCACCCGCAATATCTCGCTGAACATCCCGCTGCTGTCGGCCGCGATGGATACCGTCACCGAAGGCCGCCTGGCGATCGCCATGGCGCAGGAAGGCGGCATCGGCATCATCCACAAGAACCTGCGCCCGGCCGACCAGGCCCGCGAGGTGTCGAAGGTGAAGCGTTTCGAAGCGGGCGTGCTGCGCGACCCGATCACGATTCCGCCGGACATGAAGATCCGCGACGTGATCAAGCTGACCGAACAGCATGGCATCAGCGGCTTCCCGGTGGTGGAAGGCGCGCAAGTGGTGGGCATCATCACCAACCGCGACCTGCGGTTCGAAGAAGAGCTGGATGCGGAAGTGCGCGCCAAGATGACGCCCCGCGAAAAGCTGGTGACCGTCAGCGAAACGGCCGACACGGCCGAAGCCAAGCGCCTGATGAACAAGCACCGCCTGGAGCGCGTGATCGTCGTCAACGAAGCGTTCGAGCTGCGCGGCCTGATCACGGTAAAGGATATCCAGAAGTCCACGGAACACCCGAACGCCTCGAAAGACCAGCACGGCAAGCTGCTGGTGGGCGCGGCCGTGGGCGTGGGCGCGAAGGACGAGGAACGCATCGACCTGCTGGTGGCAGCCGGCGTCGACGTGCTGGTGGTGGATACGGCGCACGGCCACTCACAGGGCATCCTGGACCGCGTAAAGTACATCAAGACGAAGTATCCGCACGTGGACGTCATCGGCGGCAACATCGCCACGGCGGCCGCGGCCAAGGCGCTCGTCGAATACGGCGCGGATGCAGTGAAGGTCGGCATCGGCCCCGGCTCCATCTGCACCACCCGTATCGTGGCCGGCGTGGGCGTGCCGCAGATCACCGCGATCTCGAACGTGGCGCAGGCGCTGGAAGGCACGGGCGTGCCTTGCATCGCCGACGGCGGCATCCGCTTCTCCGGCGACATCTCGAAAGCGCTGGCAGCCGGCGCATCGACCGTGATGATGGGCTCCATGTTCGCCGGCACCGAGGAAGCGCCGGGCGAAGTGATCCTGTTCCAGGGCCGTTCGTACAAGTCGTACCGCGGCATGGGCTCGCTGGGCGCGATGGCCGAAGGTTCCGCGGACCGCTACTTCCAGGAAGCCTCCGCCAAGGCCGACAAGTTTGTCCCCGAAGGCATCGAAGGCCGCGTGGCCTACAAGGGCTCGGTACTGGCGATCATCTTCCAGCTCGTGGGCGGCGTGCGCCAGTCGATGGGCTACTGCGGCTGTGCCACGATCGACGAACTGCGCGAGAAAGCGGAATTCGTCGAGATTACGTCCGCCGGCATGCGCGAATCGCACGTGCACGACGTGCAGATCACCAAGGAAGCGCCGAACTACCGTTCGGAATAA
- the guaA gene encoding glutamine-hydrolyzing GMP synthase, translated as MHSKILIIDFGSQVTQLIARRVRDAGVFSEVYPYDVSEEFVRNYGASGVILSGSHNSTLEGDSPRAPQAVFELGVPVLGICYGMQTMAAQLGGKVENGLVREFGYAEVRARGHTSLLNGINDFVTHEGHGMLKVWMSHGDKVLDMPAGFKLMASTESCPIAGMADEERKFYAVQWHPEVTHTVQGKAMLGRFVHEICGCKSDWNMPDYITEAVEKIRAQVGTDEVILGLSGGVDSSVAAALIHRAIGDQLTCVFVDHGLLRLNEGEMVMDMFAKNLGVKVIRIDAVDQFMGHLAGVTDPEQKRKIIGREFVEVFNAESAKLTNAKWLAQGTIYPDVIESAGKGKKGQTIKSHHNVGGLPEHMKLQLLEPLRELFKDEVRKLGVALGLPYEMVYRHPFPGPGLGVRILGEVKKEYADLLRRADAIFIEELRNTPYEAVVVPGFDQDGAPRNWYEATSQAFAVFLPVKSVGVMGDGRTYDYVVALRAVQTQDFMTAHWAHLPHELLGRVSNRIINEVRGLNRVVYDISGKPPATIEWE; from the coding sequence ATGCACTCCAAGATCCTCATCATCGATTTCGGCTCCCAGGTGACCCAGCTGATCGCACGCCGCGTGCGCGACGCGGGCGTGTTTTCCGAAGTCTACCCGTACGACGTGTCGGAAGAATTCGTCCGCAACTACGGCGCCTCCGGCGTGATCCTCTCCGGCAGCCACAACTCCACGCTGGAAGGCGATTCGCCACGCGCGCCGCAAGCCGTGTTCGAACTGGGCGTGCCGGTGCTGGGCATCTGCTACGGCATGCAGACGATGGCCGCGCAACTGGGCGGTAAGGTCGAAAACGGCCTGGTGCGCGAATTCGGCTACGCCGAAGTGCGCGCCCGCGGCCATACGAGCCTGCTGAACGGCATCAACGACTTCGTCACGCACGAAGGCCACGGCATGCTGAAGGTGTGGATGAGCCACGGCGACAAGGTGCTCGACATGCCGGCCGGCTTCAAGCTGATGGCATCGACGGAAAGCTGCCCGATCGCCGGCATGGCCGACGAGGAGCGCAAGTTCTACGCCGTGCAATGGCACCCGGAAGTGACGCACACCGTGCAGGGCAAGGCCATGCTGGGCCGCTTCGTGCACGAGATCTGCGGCTGCAAGTCCGACTGGAACATGCCCGACTACATCACCGAAGCGGTGGAAAAGATCCGCGCGCAGGTGGGCACCGATGAAGTGATCCTGGGCCTGTCCGGCGGTGTCGATTCCTCGGTGGCCGCCGCGCTGATCCACCGCGCCATCGGCGACCAGCTGACCTGCGTGTTCGTCGACCATGGCCTGCTGCGCCTGAACGAAGGCGAAATGGTGATGGACATGTTCGCCAAGAACCTGGGTGTGAAAGTCATCCGCATCGACGCCGTCGACCAGTTCATGGGTCACCTTGCAGGCGTGACCGACCCGGAGCAGAAGCGCAAAATCATCGGCCGCGAATTCGTCGAAGTGTTCAACGCCGAATCCGCGAAACTGACGAACGCGAAATGGCTGGCGCAGGGCACGATCTACCCGGACGTCATCGAATCGGCCGGCAAAGGCAAGAAAGGCCAGACGATCAAGAGCCACCACAACGTGGGCGGCCTGCCGGAACACATGAAGCTGCAGCTGCTGGAACCGCTGCGCGAACTGTTCAAGGACGAAGTGCGCAAGCTGGGCGTGGCGCTCGGCCTGCCGTACGAAATGGTCTACCGCCACCCGTTCCCGGGCCCGGGCCTGGGCGTGCGCATCCTCGGCGAAGTGAAGAAGGAATACGCCGACCTGCTGCGCCGCGCCGATGCGATCTTCATCGAGGAATTGCGCAACACGCCGTATGAAGCGGTCGTGGTGCCCGGCTTCGACCAGGATGGCGCACCGCGCAACTGGTACGAAGCCACGTCGCAGGCGTTTGCCGTGTTCCTGCCGGTGAAGTCGGTGGGCGTGATGGGCGATGGCCGCACGTATGATTACGTGGTGGCGCTGCGTGCCGTGCAGACGCAGGACTTCATGACGGCGCATTGGGCGCACCTGCCGCATGAGTTGCTGGGGCGGGTGTCGAATCGCATCATCAATGAGGTGCGGGGTCTCAATCGTGTCGTGTATGACATTTCCGGGAAGCCGCCGGCGACCATTGAGTGGGAATGA
- a CDS encoding glycoside hydrolase family 25 protein: MRSALLSAVCTVLALFAAPISAKPPASNPESTQIEWIDLSNDMSRSDLASFEVLKFGPSADKNVRRMFIFPKDADDGIYGIDVSHHNGVVDWQAMEKSGVKFAYMKASQGDRFRDPRFAANWKSTGSNIRRGAYHFLTADKPGKDQAKAYLAVLEAAGGLMPEDLAPVVDLEWDFVKQGGKQVDRWETLTPDQIVKVVSDFTAEVKAATGRTPIIYTAASWWNARVKENLALKAHPHWIADYRALSIKNKAPQSVRQHEHLVWQFTDSGMLDGFARRFDVNKLNAASLDRLSGK, translated from the coding sequence ATGCGATCCGCTTTATTATCAGCCGTTTGCACCGTACTTGCATTGTTTGCCGCGCCAATCAGTGCGAAACCACCTGCATCTAACCCGGAATCTACGCAAATTGAGTGGATCGACCTGAGCAACGATATGTCCCGCTCCGATCTCGCAAGTTTCGAGGTACTCAAATTCGGACCATCTGCTGACAAGAATGTCCGTCGCATGTTCATTTTTCCGAAGGATGCGGATGATGGAATATATGGGATTGACGTTTCCCATCACAATGGTGTCGTGGACTGGCAGGCGATGGAAAAAAGCGGAGTCAAGTTCGCCTATATGAAAGCAAGCCAAGGAGATCGATTTCGAGACCCCAGATTCGCTGCCAACTGGAAGAGTACGGGCTCCAATATCCGGCGTGGGGCGTATCATTTCCTGACGGCGGACAAACCCGGAAAGGATCAGGCAAAAGCATACCTGGCTGTTCTGGAAGCCGCGGGAGGGCTCATGCCCGAGGATCTTGCGCCAGTCGTCGATCTTGAATGGGATTTCGTGAAACAGGGCGGTAAACAGGTCGACCGATGGGAAACGCTGACGCCCGACCAGATCGTTAAAGTGGTTTCCGACTTTACCGCGGAGGTGAAGGCCGCAACCGGCCGGACACCCATCATTTATACTGCGGCCTCGTGGTGGAACGCACGAGTCAAGGAAAACCTGGCGTTGAAAGCGCATCCCCACTGGATTGCAGACTATCGCGCCCTCAGCATAAAAAACAAAGCGCCGCAGTCCGTCAGGCAGCATGAGCACCTTGTCTGGCAATTTACCGACAGCGGAATGCTGGACGGATTCGCCAGGAGATTTGACGTCAATAAGCTGAACGCTGCTAGCCTGGATCGCTTGTCGGGAAAATAA
- a CDS encoding caspase family protein: MFFRSLGVAVIRTALLIGSAQCGMAVAQQKAVEIAEPKRFALVIGNAKYGHRAGNLTRLGSPCADDENSESDAKAVAEAFADAKWEVEKLCNLETAELRTKINDFNDRVLEVPRALGVIYFSGHGAHVAGMNYIFGVDAEFKPEVEYSKYKQHPHARLFGKAAVALDDAMSQLRHLWGKAVVVVVDACRDNPIVDEFRTKKVVTAQYPVAATQLPNVVFAFATAAGEVAPDGGPGNVSRYARFFAEEIRRSGSVSTNVEIEHLLSATRTKVIKDSAHRQIPSKIGDLQRPPVFCMKGCPSLMEEWETLGGLFGLTSVADEFIKPAMLAQTGGVALRPARNGYVAPRMQTTGHRSGSRTGNARLFFTSQATNRVEPQAPDDESADPGLRQLKVDILYCSGDALIEERRARASQLQQYLEGLTGERSPVRGFEIGATRILPLPPNINQRVYKTSDSAVVYSKNNPAAFAWADHIRVKTRPVLRMAPQAGSSSEFLTVLICDGVDLTSKQTVVYLHVGNDDHRRNAQALLGDLQTAVPEANVIRGIEIVKSLPKKSDLRYFFPEQKEFAVHLAGAASEVFGTAVTPRLIRGYENRLKGTAVMEIWLAETPKRASE, translated from the coding sequence ATGTTCTTCAGGTCGCTGGGAGTTGCAGTTATCAGGACGGCATTGTTAATTGGGTCAGCACAATGTGGCATGGCAGTGGCACAGCAAAAGGCGGTCGAGATCGCCGAACCGAAGCGTTTTGCACTTGTGATCGGAAATGCCAAGTACGGTCACCGGGCGGGCAACCTAACCCGCTTGGGTTCACCGTGCGCCGACGACGAGAACTCCGAGAGCGATGCCAAGGCGGTAGCAGAGGCATTCGCGGATGCAAAATGGGAAGTCGAGAAACTCTGCAATCTCGAGACGGCTGAGTTGCGAACGAAAATAAACGATTTCAATGATCGTGTCCTCGAAGTGCCCCGCGCCCTTGGTGTCATCTATTTCTCCGGACACGGTGCCCACGTTGCCGGCATGAATTATATTTTTGGCGTGGATGCGGAGTTTAAGCCAGAGGTAGAGTATTCGAAGTACAAGCAGCACCCGCACGCGAGATTGTTCGGCAAAGCTGCTGTCGCGCTGGATGATGCAATGAGCCAGCTAAGGCATTTGTGGGGCAAGGCGGTCGTCGTCGTCGTTGATGCGTGTCGCGACAATCCGATCGTCGATGAATTTCGCACGAAAAAAGTAGTGACTGCGCAGTATCCCGTTGCGGCGACGCAACTCCCAAATGTCGTGTTTGCGTTTGCTACGGCCGCTGGCGAAGTAGCGCCTGACGGGGGACCTGGCAACGTGTCACGCTACGCACGGTTTTTTGCCGAAGAGATCCGGCGCAGCGGTTCTGTGAGCACCAACGTAGAAATCGAGCACCTGTTGAGCGCAACGCGCACAAAAGTAATCAAGGACAGTGCCCACCGACAGATCCCTTCAAAGATCGGGGATCTACAAAGGCCGCCCGTATTCTGCATGAAGGGCTGCCCAAGCCTGATGGAAGAGTGGGAGACCCTTGGCGGGCTGTTCGGACTAACTTCCGTGGCCGATGAATTTATAAAGCCTGCAATGCTGGCGCAAACGGGAGGCGTGGCGCTGCGTCCCGCCCGGAATGGCTATGTCGCGCCGCGAATGCAAACCACCGGGCACAGGAGCGGTAGTCGCACTGGAAATGCGCGCCTGTTCTTCACGTCCCAAGCTACAAATAGAGTCGAACCTCAAGCACCTGATGACGAGTCGGCCGATCCCGGCTTACGGCAATTGAAAGTTGATATTCTCTATTGCAGCGGCGATGCGCTCATTGAAGAACGCAGAGCTAGGGCTTCTCAACTCCAGCAATATCTGGAAGGCTTGACGGGGGAACGCTCGCCTGTGCGTGGGTTCGAGATCGGTGCAACCAGGATACTCCCGCTCCCGCCAAACATAAATCAGCGCGTATATAAAACAAGCGATTCCGCTGTTGTGTACAGCAAGAACAATCCTGCCGCCTTTGCCTGGGCCGATCACATTCGGGTTAAGACAAGGCCTGTTCTCCGGATGGCGCCGCAAGCCGGCTCGTCGTCGGAATTCCTGACAGTGTTGATTTGCGACGGTGTGGACCTGACATCGAAGCAGACGGTCGTCTATTTGCACGTCGGCAATGATGATCATAGAAGGAACGCGCAAGCCTTGCTGGGTGATCTGCAAACGGCCGTACCGGAGGCAAACGTTATTCGTGGTATCGAGATTGTCAAATCGCTTCCGAAAAAATCTGACCTGCGCTATTTTTTCCCGGAACAGAAAGAGTTTGCAGTTCACCTGGCGGGCGCCGCATCAGAGGTTTTCGGCACGGCTGTCACGCCAAGATTAATCCGCGGCTATGAAAACAGGCTGAAGGGCACGGCTGTGATGGAAATCTGGCTGGCGGAAACGCCGAAACGAGCTAGCGAGTGA
- a CDS encoding glycoside hydrolase family 75 protein, translated as MRIPSVLLAVMLGAGPPLSLAQICGNAKQGERTWLHKDAILFKNAVLHVDADGAPNSYLLDGNGLSYTCDGVVAIENGKKVTPKSDPKRWQEKCRAAWKNAKATGDYRGVSIFGFETNEKNVPLVQSKDDPLPGKAYISTTSYPVPGQPKGTQRRYVDATKIPYIVLPPSFRETHKIKRGTLAVVYRPKTGRHAFAVYGDSGSLGEASVKLHQDLGSDPMIVRDGVARAKAGIGDASLIAVFPNAVASPETNTEAWYASIQQEGATALESFGGLEVLKSCAR; from the coding sequence ATGCGTATCCCGTCAGTCCTGCTTGCCGTCATGTTAGGGGCGGGCCCGCCCTTGTCGCTTGCGCAAATCTGTGGGAACGCGAAACAAGGCGAGCGAACCTGGCTCCACAAGGACGCCATTTTATTCAAAAACGCAGTGCTACATGTCGATGCGGACGGAGCACCGAATTCCTACCTGCTCGATGGTAATGGGCTTTCCTACACGTGCGACGGCGTGGTAGCCATTGAAAATGGAAAGAAGGTCACTCCGAAGTCCGACCCGAAGCGCTGGCAGGAAAAATGTCGGGCGGCCTGGAAAAACGCGAAGGCGACGGGCGACTATCGTGGAGTTTCAATATTTGGTTTTGAGACGAACGAGAAAAACGTGCCGTTGGTGCAATCCAAAGATGACCCATTGCCGGGAAAGGCCTACATCAGCACCACCTCATACCCCGTTCCGGGCCAGCCCAAGGGTACCCAGCGCCGTTATGTAGACGCGACAAAGATTCCGTACATCGTGCTTCCACCAAGCTTCAGGGAAACCCATAAGATCAAGCGCGGCACCTTGGCAGTCGTCTATCGCCCGAAGACCGGCCGTCATGCATTCGCCGTGTACGGCGACAGCGGTTCCTTGGGCGAAGCTTCGGTCAAGTTGCATCAGGATCTCGGCAGTGATCCAATGATTGTGCGTGACGGGGTAGCGCGGGCGAAAGCGGGCATCGGCGACGCGAGCCTGATTGCAGTTTTCCCGAACGCGGTTGCTAGCCCTGAAACGAACACTGAGGCTTGGTATGCAAGCATCCAGCAAGAAGGAGCCACTGCGCTTGAATCATTCGGTGGACTGGAAGTGTTGAAAAGCTGTGCCAGATAA
- a CDS encoding MFS transporter, whose amino-acid sequence MDIQHGSGGTYRTLVDESPLSGLQWAVFVLCFLIMFLDGLDTVLIGFLAPYIGAEWKLAKGALTPVFTAGVVGLMIAGCMAGILADRVGRRPLLLAAVAVFGVANLATAYCASLEALVVLRFVTGLGLGAAMPCAVTLVSEYAPARRRAFVITSMYCGYTLGGAAVGWLTPIVAQQHGWRAMFVVGAVLPLALLPWLFWRLPESIGFLAERRRDRGAVAALLSRIVGRQVELPALPEQQKVEGNPLAIILSPAFRMRTGLLWLANGAGLLMTFTLINWLPSFLTFKHVPAQTASLSGASLQAGGAIGALLIGWLMDRFGSRKVVVGTYLGAAVASLLWIAVLDRSSAALLLMGFVAGVLVMGGQTGFQVLATSVYPVAARATGLSWMQSVGRLGGILGIQLAGMGIASDVDPISLLQALAIPALVAAVAAAFLHVTPRHVPGNAAVLKGG is encoded by the coding sequence ATGGACATACAACACGGTAGCGGCGGCACCTATCGAACGCTGGTGGACGAGAGCCCTCTGTCCGGCCTGCAGTGGGCGGTCTTCGTGCTCTGTTTCCTGATCATGTTCCTGGACGGACTGGACACGGTGCTGATCGGATTTCTCGCACCCTACATCGGCGCGGAATGGAAGCTGGCCAAAGGCGCGTTGACCCCTGTATTCACGGCAGGTGTCGTGGGGCTGATGATCGCTGGATGCATGGCGGGAATCCTGGCCGACCGGGTGGGCCGGCGCCCATTGTTGCTGGCGGCTGTGGCGGTATTCGGTGTGGCCAACCTGGCAACGGCCTACTGTGCGTCGCTGGAAGCGCTGGTGGTCCTGCGCTTCGTAACGGGTCTGGGGCTCGGCGCGGCGATGCCCTGCGCAGTGACGCTGGTCTCCGAATACGCGCCGGCCCGGCGGCGCGCGTTCGTCATCACTTCGATGTACTGCGGCTACACGCTTGGCGGCGCTGCCGTCGGCTGGCTCACGCCCATCGTCGCTCAGCAGCATGGCTGGCGGGCGATGTTCGTCGTCGGGGCGGTACTGCCACTGGCTTTGCTTCCATGGCTGTTCTGGCGGCTTCCTGAATCGATCGGCTTTCTTGCTGAACGTCGGCGTGACCGCGGCGCGGTCGCGGCCCTGCTGTCGCGCATCGTCGGGCGGCAGGTGGAATTGCCGGCGTTGCCGGAGCAGCAGAAAGTGGAAGGGAATCCTCTGGCAATTATCCTGTCACCTGCCTTCCGAATGAGGACCGGCCTGCTTTGGCTCGCCAATGGCGCAGGGTTGCTGATGACGTTCACGCTGATTAACTGGCTGCCGAGTTTTCTCACCTTCAAGCACGTGCCTGCCCAGACCGCGTCGCTCAGCGGCGCGAGCCTGCAGGCGGGCGGAGCGATCGGCGCACTGCTCATCGGCTGGCTCATGGATCGGTTCGGCAGCAGGAAAGTGGTCGTCGGCACCTACCTCGGCGCGGCAGTGGCGTCGTTGCTGTGGATCGCCGTACTGGATCGTAGCAGTGCTGCGTTATTGCTGATGGGGTTTGTGGCGGGGGTACTGGTCATGGGCGGGCAGACCGGTTTCCAGGTGCTCGCGACATCGGTCTATCCGGTTGCGGCACGTGCCACGGGACTGAGCTGGATGCAGAGCGTCGGCCGCCTCGGGGGCATCCTCGGCATCCAGTTGGCTGGCATGGGCATCGCCAGTGACGTCGACCCCATTTCGCTGCTGCAGGCACTGGCCATTCCAGCGCTGGTTGCCGCCGTTGCCGCCGCTTTTCTGCATGTGACTCCTCGCCATGTACCCGGGAATGCCGCGGTGCTGAAAGGCGGCTGA
- a CDS encoding porin has translation MKSKFWIMAAAMGMGVPLSVMAQSVTLYGVLDTGVEYVNHVGPSGKSLTRVPTITGTFPSRWGIRGSEDLGNGLKTLFVLESGIGMDTGALNQGGRLFGLQAWVGLGGTWGQVSLGRQLTMLLWALQDTDVMGPNIYGIGAFDNYLPNARVDNALAYKGSFSGVTVGATYSLGRDTVNAGPSPSGMNCGGETPSSSRTCRAWSALLAYQATQWGVNAAVDTTRGGPGAFGGLVRADQVDQRITAGGYVRLPNAKLAVNWIRRNNDAIPTPRSDVLAAGLSYDVVPGFNVAGQLSWLRYRGSANKAALLALRGTYALSKRTMVYATSGFIDNDGQLALSVSGGAPGSNTVAGGTQFGTMAGIRHAF, from the coding sequence ATGAAGTCGAAGTTCTGGATCATGGCTGCGGCCATGGGAATGGGTGTGCCGCTGAGCGTGATGGCACAGTCCGTAACGCTGTATGGCGTGCTCGATACTGGTGTCGAATACGTGAATCACGTGGGCCCGTCCGGCAAGAGCCTGACGCGCGTGCCGACGATCACCGGCACCTTTCCGTCGCGGTGGGGAATCCGCGGAAGCGAAGATCTTGGCAATGGCTTGAAGACGCTGTTTGTACTGGAGTCGGGCATCGGCATGGATACCGGGGCGCTGAACCAGGGCGGGCGGCTGTTCGGTCTGCAGGCATGGGTAGGGCTGGGCGGTACTTGGGGCCAGGTCAGCCTGGGGCGCCAACTGACGATGCTGCTCTGGGCCTTGCAGGATACCGATGTCATGGGGCCGAATATCTACGGTATCGGCGCGTTCGATAATTACCTGCCGAATGCACGTGTCGACAATGCATTGGCATACAAGGGCAGTTTCAGCGGCGTCACCGTGGGAGCGACGTACAGCTTGGGGCGCGATACCGTCAATGCCGGCCCAAGTCCATCCGGCATGAACTGTGGTGGCGAAACGCCATCAAGCAGCCGGACTTGCCGTGCATGGTCGGCGCTGCTGGCATACCAGGCGACGCAATGGGGTGTCAACGCCGCGGTCGATACAACTCGCGGCGGCCCTGGCGCCTTTGGCGGGCTTGTGCGGGCCGACCAGGTGGACCAGCGGATCACGGCCGGCGGCTACGTGCGTCTGCCGAACGCCAAGCTTGCGGTGAATTGGATTCGTCGGAATAACGATGCCATTCCAACGCCCAGGAGCGACGTGCTGGCAGCCGGGCTCTCGTACGACGTGGTACCAGGCTTTAACGTTGCCGGGCAGCTTTCATGGCTGCGCTACCGAGGAAGTGCGAACAAGGCCGCGCTATTGGCGCTGCGCGGTACATACGCATTGAGCAAGCGCACCATGGTGTATGCCACGAGCGGATTCATCGATAACGACGGCCAACTGGCTTTGTCTGTAAGCGGCGGTGCGCCTGGTTCGAATACTGTCGCTGGTGGTACCCAGTTCGGCACGATGGCAGGCATCAGGCACGCGTTCTAA